The region ATATATATCGATGTGCTCGCCGCTCATCGGGGTCTCTGCGCCATTTGTCGCTATCATTTCCGTGCCTCTCGCTGCTTATATAGTCGACCCGCCGCGGTGCTTCGTGCCAGCATCGGCCGGAAAGCAGCTGGCGGGTCGGAAAGGATCGCCTGGCGTCAGCAGGCGATCCGAGCATTTTTCTTGTCGGCAGATAATCTAGGCGTCGACTTCTGTGCCGAGAGTTGCTTTGGCGGAGCCTTTGCCCAAGCTCGCCTGTACTGCGCCGATGCTCTCGCGAACGATTGATAGACCCCGGCGCAAATCGTCCTCGGTGATGATGAGGGCAACGAGGAACTTCAATACCTCGCCCCGACCGCCACAGGTTTCGATCACAAGACCGCGACGAAGTGCTTCCGCCTGGATCTTGCCGGGCAGCGACGGATCCTTTTCCGAGACAAGACCGTACATCAGTCCTCGGCCACGTACAGTCAGTTCGAAGTTGGGGAAGTCGTTGGCAATGGACTTCAGTTCGTCCGCCAAAATTGCAGACTTCGCAGCGATCTCATCCTCGAACTTGCTGTCGGCCCAATATGTTTCAAGAGCAGCTCGAGCAGCAACGAAAGCGAGATTGTTGCCGCGATACGTACCGCTGTGCGCACCCGGCGACCAGATGTCCAGTTCAGGCTTCAAAAGAACGAGAGCCATCGGGGTTCCGACCGCCGAGATCGACTTCGACAAAGTTACGATGTCTGGGACGATCCCAGCCGCTTCAAAGGCGAAGAATTTCCCCGAGCGTCCAATACCTGCCTGAATTTCATCCAGGATAAGCAGGATTTCGTGCCGCTTGGTGATGTCGCGCAGTCGTTGCAGCCACTCCAAACTGGCCGGCCTGATGCCACCTTCGCCTTGGATGGCTTCCAAAATGACGGCGGCAGGTTTGTCCAGCCCGCTGCTCGGATCGTTGAGCAACTTCTCGAAGTAGTCGAGCGTATCAACCGAAGGACCGAGATAGCCATCGTAAGGCAAAGCCGTTACATGTGCGAGACCGAACCCCGCAGCACTCCGGTACTTCTTGTTTCCGGTCGCGGCCAAGGCTCCGGCGCTCACGCCATGGAACCCGTTGGTGAATGCGACCACGTTTGATCTTTTTGTGACCTGACGGGCAAGCTTGAGTGCCGCCTCGACCGCGTTTGTGCCGGTCGGGCCAGTAAACTGCAACTTGTAATTCAAACCCCGTGGCTTCAGGATGTACCGCTCAAAAGCCTCGATGAACGCCTTCTTGGCGCTCGTCGCGAGATCGAGCCCGTGAATGATGCCGTCGCGCTGAATGTAGTCGAGCAACGGCTTCTTGAAAGCTGGATTATTGTGACCATAGTTGAGGGCGCCAGCACCTGCGAAGAAGTCGAGATATTCCCGACCCTCCACGTCGATCAAGGTTGTACCGATTCCGCGATCAAAGACGATCGGGAACGATCGAATGTAACCACGAACTTCAGATTCGAGGCGCTCGAAAATCTCGATGCTCGCGTCGTTTGAAGGCGCGAAGTTCTTGCTCATAGCCGCAATCTCCTTATTAGC is a window of Rhizobium jaguaris DNA encoding:
- the ectB gene encoding diaminobutyrate--2-oxoglutarate transaminase; this translates as MSKNFAPSNDASIEIFERLESEVRGYIRSFPIVFDRGIGTTLIDVEGREYLDFFAGAGALNYGHNNPAFKKPLLDYIQRDGIIHGLDLATSAKKAFIEAFERYILKPRGLNYKLQFTGPTGTNAVEAALKLARQVTKRSNVVAFTNGFHGVSAGALAATGNKKYRSAAGFGLAHVTALPYDGYLGPSVDTLDYFEKLLNDPSSGLDKPAAVILEAIQGEGGIRPASLEWLQRLRDITKRHEILLILDEIQAGIGRSGKFFAFEAAGIVPDIVTLSKSISAVGTPMALVLLKPELDIWSPGAHSGTYRGNNLAFVAARAALETYWADSKFEDEIAAKSAILADELKSIANDFPNFELTVRGRGLMYGLVSEKDPSLPGKIQAEALRRGLVIETCGGRGEVLKFLVALIITEDDLRRGLSIVRESIGAVQASLGKGSAKATLGTEVDA